From Streptomyces yatensis, one genomic window encodes:
- a CDS encoding CynX/NimT family MFS transporter, which produces MPRPHTPGPEAEPLLVDAETDLRPTPEVAAARRALRAHPALLLIGIVLASLNMRAALAGVSPLLGEISGHFGLSATMSSLVTTIPLIFMGLASPFAPRLARRWGTEAVLLSALALLMGGILLRVASPVMALFAGGALVGSGIAFLNVLMPGLVKRDFPHRAAGMTALYTTSMIGGATVSAASAVPLENALGGWQGSLASWSLLAAVAALVWIPQTVLARRGTHHGEPAATPVRTTPEAGPRLSRSPLAWQVTLFMGLQSSIAYVCIAWLPTIFTDHGMSKNTAGLVFAFSTMLQMVGSFVVPTLAGRMRSQRMLAVAVAALMGAGIAGLLVAPVAGAWVWATLIGVGQGGAVGLALTMMVLRTGDAHTSARLSGMAQTWGYLLAAVGPLALGVVHQTIGGWGLPLTLMLAVCGVLAALGLGAGRDRKIRS; this is translated from the coding sequence TTGCCACGCCCGCACACCCCCGGCCCCGAGGCCGAACCCCTGCTCGTGGACGCCGAGACGGATCTGCGGCCGACCCCCGAGGTGGCCGCCGCGCGGCGCGCCCTGCGGGCCCACCCCGCCCTTCTTCTGATCGGCATCGTGCTGGCGTCGCTCAACATGCGGGCCGCGCTCGCCGGGGTCTCCCCGCTGCTCGGCGAGATCAGCGGCCACTTCGGGCTGTCCGCGACCATGAGCAGCCTGGTCACGACCATTCCGCTGATCTTCATGGGCCTGGCCTCGCCCTTCGCGCCCCGGCTCGCCCGGCGCTGGGGCACCGAGGCGGTGCTGCTGAGCGCGCTGGCGCTGCTGATGGGCGGCATCCTGCTGCGCGTGGCATCGCCCGTGATGGCGCTCTTCGCCGGGGGCGCCCTCGTCGGCAGCGGGATCGCGTTCCTCAATGTGCTGATGCCGGGCCTGGTCAAGCGGGACTTCCCACACCGGGCCGCCGGGATGACCGCGCTCTACACCACCTCGATGATCGGCGGGGCGACGGTCTCCGCCGCCTCCGCCGTGCCCCTGGAGAACGCGCTCGGCGGCTGGCAGGGGTCGCTCGCCTCCTGGTCGCTGCTGGCGGCGGTCGCGGCGCTGGTCTGGATACCCCAGACGGTGCTCGCACGGCGCGGTACCCACCACGGTGAGCCCGCGGCGACGCCCGTAAGGACGACGCCGGAGGCGGGGCCGAGGCTGAGCCGCTCCCCGCTGGCCTGGCAGGTCACGCTGTTCATGGGGTTGCAGTCGTCGATCGCGTACGTCTGCATCGCCTGGCTGCCGACGATCTTCACCGACCACGGCATGAGCAAGAACACGGCCGGGCTGGTGTTCGCGTTCAGCACCATGCTGCAGATGGTCGGTTCGTTCGTGGTGCCCACCCTCGCCGGGCGGATGCGCTCCCAGCGGATGCTGGCCGTCGCGGTCGCGGCGCTCATGGGCGCCGGTATCGCCGGCCTGCTGGTGGCTCCCGTCGCCGGGGCGTGGGTCTGGGCGACGCTGATCGGCGTCGGACAGGGCGGGGCCGTGGGGCTCGCGCTGACCATGATGGTGCTGCGGACCGGGGACGCCCACACCTCGGCGCGGCTGTCCGGAATGGCGCAGACCTGGGGCTATCTGCTGGCCGCGGTGGGCCCGCTGGCGCTCGGCGTGGTGCACCAGACCATCGGCGGCTGGGGGCTGCCCCTCACGCTGATGCTGGCGGTGTGCGGGGTGCTGGCGGCGCTGGGCCTGGGCGCGGGACGCGACCGCAAGATCCGGTCCTGA
- a CDS encoding ABC transporter ATP-binding protein, which translates to MTTIAIDNVSRWFGNVVAVNDVTMDIGPGVTGLLGPNGAGKSTLINMMGGFLAPSTGSVTLDGAPIWRNEQAYRHIGIVPEREAMYDFLTGREFVIANAELHGLPDPRGAARKALDTVEMDYAGSRKISTYSKGMRQRVKMASALVHEPSVLLLDEPFNGMDPRQRMQLMDLLRRMGAEGRTVLFSSHILEEVEQLAAHIEVIVAGRHAASGDFRKIRRLMTDRPHRYLVRSSDDRALAAALIADPSTTGIQVDASTGADGGLHIQAVDFARFTELLPRVARDQHIRLLTVSPSDESLESVFSYLVAA; encoded by the coding sequence GTGACCACGATCGCCATCGACAACGTCTCCCGCTGGTTCGGGAACGTCGTGGCCGTCAACGACGTGACCATGGACATCGGCCCCGGTGTCACCGGGCTCCTCGGCCCCAACGGCGCCGGCAAGTCCACTCTCATCAACATGATGGGCGGCTTCCTGGCCCCCTCCACCGGGTCCGTGACCCTCGACGGCGCCCCGATCTGGCGCAATGAGCAGGCGTACCGCCACATCGGCATCGTCCCCGAGCGGGAGGCGATGTACGACTTCCTCACCGGCCGCGAGTTCGTGATCGCCAACGCCGAGCTGCACGGGCTGCCCGATCCGCGCGGTGCCGCCCGTAAGGCGCTCGACACCGTCGAGATGGACTACGCGGGCTCCCGGAAGATCTCCACGTACAGCAAGGGCATGCGCCAGCGCGTGAAGATGGCCTCCGCGCTGGTGCACGAGCCCTCGGTGCTCCTCCTGGACGAGCCGTTCAACGGTATGGACCCCCGGCAGCGGATGCAGCTCATGGATCTGCTGCGGCGGATGGGCGCGGAGGGCCGCACCGTGCTGTTCTCCTCGCACATCCTCGAGGAGGTCGAGCAGCTGGCGGCGCATATCGAGGTGATCGTCGCGGGGCGGCACGCCGCCTCCGGCGACTTCCGCAAGATCCGCCGGCTGATGACGGACCGTCCGCACCGCTATCTCGTACGGTCCAGCGACGACCGCGCGCTCGCGGCCGCCCTGATCGCCGACCCGTCGACCACCGGTATCCAGGTCGACGCGAGCACCGGCGCCGACGGCGGACTCCACATCCAGGCGGTCGACTTCGCCCGCTTCACCGAACTGCTGCCCCGGGTCGCCCGTGACCAGCACATCCGGCTCCTCACGGTCTCGCCCTCCGACGAGTCCCTGGAAAGCGTCTTCTCCTACCTCGTCGCGGCCTGA
- a CDS encoding ABC transporter permease subunit yields MSSLYHPTVARLTYRALLGRRRALILFSLPGLLLLISIAVRLLTGADDETADAILGGFAMATMVPLIGVIAGTGAIGPEIDDGSVIYLLAKPVKRPTIIFTKLIVAIGVTVAFSAIPTLLAGFLLNGNANQLAVGYAVAAAVASVAYSAVFLLLGTVTRHAVIAGLVYALVWETFFGNLVAGARKLSVQQWALALGQKVADGNVITSDVGLATGVILLLVVTVAATWFAGRKLRTLTLAGEE; encoded by the coding sequence ATGTCCTCGCTCTACCACCCCACCGTCGCACGGCTCACCTACCGGGCCCTGCTCGGCCGCCGCCGGGCGCTGATCCTCTTCTCACTCCCCGGTCTGCTGCTGTTGATCTCGATCGCCGTACGGCTGCTCACCGGAGCGGACGACGAGACGGCCGACGCGATCCTCGGCGGCTTCGCGATGGCCACCATGGTCCCGCTGATCGGCGTGATCGCCGGTACGGGCGCGATCGGCCCCGAGATCGACGACGGCTCGGTCATCTATCTGCTGGCCAAGCCGGTGAAGCGGCCGACGATCATCTTCACCAAGCTGATCGTGGCGATCGGCGTCACGGTCGCCTTCTCCGCGATCCCCACCCTGCTCGCGGGCTTCCTGCTGAACGGCAACGCCAATCAGCTGGCCGTCGGCTACGCCGTCGCCGCCGCCGTGGCCTCGGTCGCCTACAGCGCGGTCTTCCTGCTGCTGGGCACCGTGACCCGGCATGCGGTGATCGCGGGTCTTGTCTACGCCCTGGTGTGGGAGACCTTCTTCGGCAACCTGGTGGCCGGGGCCCGCAAGCTCAGCGTTCAGCAGTGGGCGCTGGCGCTCGGGCAGAAGGTCGCGGACGGCAATGTGATCACGTCGGATGTCGGCCTGGCGACCGGCGTCATCCTGCTGCTGGTCGTGACCGTGGCCGCGACCTGGTTCGCGGGTCGCAAGCTGCGCACGCTGACCCTCGCGGGGGAGGAGTGA
- a CDS encoding FadR/GntR family transcriptional regulator: MALRAAGRQSLVDSVVEQLRAQLAEGEWEVGDRVPTEHALAEQLQVGRNTVREAVRVLVHAGMLQSRQGEGTFVVSTTDPAEVMRGVRRAGIRDVLELRIALEAEGARLAALRHSPEDLRRMRAALESLEAFEDAGEPPADSHHELHAAHDLEFHTAVVEAAHNAALSATYGWFSGSVRDSLVASLGDREVPSIVPADHRALVDAIASGDPAAAEAAARALLEAPKRAIETLLATG, translated from the coding sequence ATGGCGTTGCGGGCGGCTGGGCGGCAGTCGTTGGTCGACTCCGTGGTGGAGCAGCTGCGGGCGCAGCTCGCCGAGGGGGAGTGGGAGGTCGGCGACCGTGTGCCCACCGAGCATGCCCTCGCCGAACAGCTCCAGGTCGGCCGGAACACGGTGCGCGAGGCGGTTCGTGTTCTCGTGCACGCGGGGATGCTGCAGTCACGGCAGGGCGAGGGCACCTTCGTGGTCTCCACGACCGACCCCGCCGAGGTCATGCGGGGAGTGCGGCGCGCCGGGATCCGGGATGTGCTGGAGCTGCGGATCGCACTGGAGGCGGAGGGTGCGCGGCTGGCCGCGCTTCGGCACAGCCCCGAGGATCTGCGGCGGATGCGGGCGGCGTTGGAGTCGCTCGAGGCGTTCGAGGACGCCGGGGAGCCGCCTGCGGATAGCCATCATGAGCTGCACGCCGCCCATGACCTGGAATTCCACACCGCCGTGGTCGAGGCCGCGCACAACGCCGCGCTGAGTGCGACCTATGGCTGGTTCAGCGGCTCGGTGCGCGACTCGCTGGTGGCCTCGCTCGGCGACCGCGAGGTGCCGAGCATCGTCCCCGCCGACCACCGCGCCCTGGTCGACGCCATCGCCTCCGGCGACCCGGCGGCCGCCGAGGCGGCGGCGCGGGCGCTGCTGGAGGCGCCGAAACGCGCCATCGAAACCCTGCTCGCCACCGGCTGA